From Daucus carota subsp. sativus chromosome 6, DH1 v3.0, whole genome shotgun sequence, the proteins below share one genomic window:
- the LOC108227340 gene encoding DNA-directed RNA polymerase I subunit 1, whose translation MALSNEVTSESVAAVQFSFMSAEDVRKHSVKQITNPILLDPIAEPIPGGLYDPALGPYDLNKICKTCGQRCNDCPGHCGHIELVSTVFNPLLFDKLYNIIARTCFTCFRFRMDEEEVKLCISKLEMIAKGDIIGARRLDEGGVLDTSTSPEDGETSDFQDPNTWSSLQYTESISVLKKFFKPRPTACKHCKAKNPKITKPTFGWFYMSGLSAADARANIIRASGKTISSVEANSNEDTYVAEIETVESESCMTTSVETEDTRNQRHVQTGKGFSPHSYKQKNTLSRPFLPSEVHATLEQLWANESAILSYICGVQHESPKLTNGQAPSHSMFFIDALLVPPTKFRPPAVTADSVMEHPQTGHIIKVLNANIALCNARANNSEPSIIVRRWLDLQQSINLMFDSKTSMSRSATPGICQLLEKKEGIFRQKMMGKRVNHSCRSVISPDPYLAVNEIGIPPYFALRLTYPVKVTPWNAQKLREAIINGPEIHPGATNFVDKVSNSKLPLKKKGRISVSRKLSSSRGEASTKSHEMEGKIVFCHMKDGDVVLVNRQPTLHKPSIMAHIVRVLPGEKTIRMHYANCSTYNADFDGDEMNVHLPQDEVSRAEAYNIVNANNQYIVPTRGDTVRGLIQDHIGAAVLLTMKDTFLTREQYDQLLYSSGVFSAGPSLSSKSLSKKISKVESYGLQPVLPAVWKPKPLWTGKQVITSLLNHLTRGCKPCTLENEGKIPYQYFSRNSSNNQLSKDEEASAENKVLIRRNELVRGVIDKAQFGKYGLVHTVQELYGSDTAGILLSALSRLFTCFLQMHGFTCGVDDLILLPQYDVLRKEELEGEDVGEEVHCDFVNFKRGKIGPKELQYEIEKIMRNNGESAVARLDGKMKNELREKGSKINKELLLNGLYKPFPKNCISLMTISGAKGSSVNFQQISSSLGQQELEGKRVPRMTSGKTLPSFSPWDFSSRAGGYITDRFLTGLRPQEYYFHCMAGREGLVDTAVKTSRSGYLQRCLVKNLECLKVCYDYTVRDADGSIVQFCYGEDGVDVHQTSFLNKFEALAKNQEIIGQKFHHKLEYNAYIDKLPNKLKERVDELIRTSLKGQFLEQLKQQDLLMLMKQKYISSLAQPGEPVGVIAAQSVGEPSTQMTLNTFHLAGRGEMNVTLGIPRLQEILMTATSEIKTPIVTCRLLEEKSKDDAKALVAKLKKVTVADIIESVEICVVPLYVYKDEICRLYKLKIKIKKHELVSEEDCRETLEITYLRELEDAIENHVQLLARISGIKDFTENIESMSASQTRDAVSGNKSQGNDDDDENGDNEGDDFGFDAQKRKQQASDEIDYEDGIDGKTTEVELSTEVESEIDQDDDEIESSIGHVEDVDVEDEPSNVSYDKGLITEPTSTDRKAQSKSKKKKRGNLARKETDRSCFVKTEGQRYEVHFRFKDEPHILLSQIVQKAAKKVPLIGSGKIEHCQQLAYDVLEKQVLWQKEENGAAEVQKDLSNLCALKVAGVNLTALWEMQDVLDVNHIYSNNIHLMLKTYGVEVARKTIIKEVQDVFKIYGVEIDYRHLSLIADYMTHSGEYRPMSRHGMISESLSPLMKMSFETCSKFIVEAASHGQTDNLETPSSRICLGLPVKLGTGSFDLMQNLQL comes from the exons ATGGCGCTATCAAACGAG GTGACGTCTGAGTCGGTAGCGGCTGTTCAGTTTAGTTTCATGTCAGCTGAAGATGTCAGGAAGCACAGTGTTAAGCAGATTACAAACCCTATTTTGCTTGACCCTATAGCTGAACCTATTCCTGGAGGACTTTATGACCCGGCATTGGGTCCCTATGATTTAAACAAAAT TTGTAAAACATGCGGACAGAGATGTAATGATTGCCCGGGTCATTGTGGTCATATTGAACTTGTTTCAACTGTCTTTAATCCCTTGCTCTTTGATAAACTTTACAATATCATAGCACGCACGTGTTTCACTTGCTTCAGATTTAGAATGGATGAAGAAGAG gtcaAGTTATGCATTTCAAAATTGGAAATGATTGcaaaaggtgatattattggggCAAGAAGGTTGGATGAAGGAGGTGTACTAGATACATCCACCAGTCCAGAAGACGGCGAAACTTCTGATTTTCAGGACCCAAATACTTGGTCTTCTCTTCAATACACCGAGTCAATTTCGGTCCTGAAAAAGTTTTTCAAGCCGAGGCCTACTGCCTGCAAGCACTGCAAAGCTAAAAATCCCAAAATCACTAAACCCACTTTTGGATGGTTCTATATG AGTGGCTTGTCTGCTGCCGATGCCAGAGCAAATATTATTAGGGCTAGTGGTAAAACAATATCCTCTGTGGAAGCGAATTCCAATGAGGATACATATGTAGCTGAAATTGAAACTGTTGAATCTGAATCATGTATGACTACCTCTGTTGAAACAGAAGACACTAGAAACCAAAGGCATGTACAAACAGGAAAGGGATTTTCTCCTCATTCTTATAAGCAGAAGAATACATTATCGAGACCATTTTTACCATCGGAA GTTCATGCTACATTAGAACAACTATGGGCGAATGAGAGTGCCATTCTCTCATATATTTGCGGTGTTCAGCATGAGAGTCCTAAATTAACAAATGGACAGGCACCAAGTCACTCCATGTTTTTCATTGATGCCCTTTTAGTACCTCCTACTAAATTCCGTCCTCCTGCCGTAACTGCTGATTCT GTGATGGAGCACCCTCAGACTGGTCACATAATCAAGGTTCTAAATGCGAACATAGCTCTTTGTAATGCTCGTGCCAACAACTCTGAACCGTCCATCATAGTTCGTCGCTGGTTGGATCTTCAACAGTCAATTAATCTTATGTTCGATAGCAAGACATCTATGA GCCGAAGTGCTACTCCTGGAATATGCCAGCTGCTGGAGAAGAAGGAGGGCATCTTCCGTCAGAAAATGATGGGGAAGAGGGTGAATCATTCATGTCGTTCTGTTATATCCCCGGATCCATATTTAGCAGTTAATGAAATTGGCATTCCTCCATATTTTGCATTGAGGTTAACCTATCCAGTG AAAGTGACTCCATGGAATGCCCAAAAATTGAGGGAAGCTATCATCAATGGCCCTGAAATCCATCCCGGGGCAACAAACTTTGTTGATAAAGTCTCCAATAGCAAACTGCCTTTAAAAAAAAAGGGTCGTATTTCTGTATCTAGGAAGTTATCATCTTCAAGAGGTGAAGCATCCACGAAAAGCCACGAGATGGAGGGAAAGATTGTTTTTTGCCACATGAAGGACGGGGATGTTGTGCTTGTTAATAGACAG CCTACACTTCACAAGCCTAGTATTATGGCACATATAGTTCGTGTATTACCGGGGGAGAAAACTATTCGGATGCATTATGCAAATTGCAG TACCTATAATGCTGATTTTGATGGTGATGAGATGAATGTTCATCTGCCTCAAGATGAAGTTTCACGTGCTGAAGCTTATAACATTGTAAATGCTAATAATCAGTATATTGTTCCAACAAGAGGTGATACTGTCAGAGGCTTGATTCAG GATCATATTGGAGCTGCTGTTCTTTTGACAATGAAGGATACATTTCTGACTCGAGAGCAGTATGATCAACTGCTCTACAGCTCTGGTGTATTTTCTGCTGGACCCAGTTTATCTTCTAAAAGCCTGTCCAAGAAAATATCTAAAGTAGAGTCCTATGGTTTACAGCCTGTCCTGCCAGCTGTTTGGAAACCAAAGCCTCTTTGGACTGGAAAGCAG GTGATTACTTCACTGTTAAATCATCTTACTCGGGGGTGTAAACCATGCACCCTTGAGAATGAAGGAAAGATCCCATAccaatatttttcaagaaaCAGCAGTAACAATCAACTGAGCAAAGATGAAGAGGCTAGTGCCGAAAATAAGGTGTTAATTAGAAGAAATGAACTTGTTCGTGGAGTTATTGACAAGGCACAGTTTGGCAAGTATGGTCTGGTTCACACAGTGCAGGAGCTATATGGTTCCGATACTGCAGGCATATTGCTTTCTGCACTTAGTCGCTTATTTACATGTTTCTTACAG ATGCACGGTTTCACGTGTGGGGTAGACGACCTGATATTATTACCACAGTACGATGTTCTAAGGAAGGAGGAACTTGAAGGAGAAGATGTTGGCGAGGAAGTTCATTGTGATTTTGTTAATTTCAAACGAGGCAAGATAG gtcCAAAAGAGCTGCAAtatgaaattgaaaaaataatgcgTAACAATGGGGAATCTGCAGTAGCACGCTTAGATGGAAAGATGAAAAATGAACTGAGGGAAAAGGGTTCAAAAATAAACAAGGAATTGTTGCTTAATGGCCTCTATAAACCCTTCCCGAAAAATTGCATTTCTCTTATGACAATCAGTGGAGCGAAGGGTAGTTCA GTCAATTTTCAACAGATATCTTCTTCACTGGGTCAACAAGAGTTAGAAGGAAAGCGTGTTCCTCGAATGACCTCTGGGAAAACCTTACCCAGCTTTTCTCCCTGGGATTTTTCATCTCGAGCAGGGGGCTATATTACTGATCGCTTCCTTACTGGTCTTCGTCCTCAAGAGTATTACTTCCACTGCATGGCTGGTCGTGAAGG GTTAGTTGATACTGCAGTCAAAACATCTCGTAGTGGATATCTGCAAAGGTGCCTGGTTAAAAATCTCGAGTGCCTTAAAGTTTGCTATGACTATACAGTCCGGGATGCAGATGGTTCTATTGTTCAGTTTTGTTATGGTGAAGATGGTGTTGATGTACATCAGACGAGCTTTCTCAACAAATTCGAGGCACTAGCAAAG AATCAAGAGATTATAGGTCAGAAATTTCATCATAAGCTTGAATACAATGCATATATTGATAAGTTGCCTAACAAGCTAAAAGAAAGAGTGGACGAGCTGATTAGAACATCATTAAAGGGGCAATTTCTGGAACAATTGAAGCAGCAGGACTTGTTAATGTTAATGAAACAAAAGTATATCTCAAGTCTCGCACAACCAGGAGAACCAGTTGGAGTGATTGCTGCACAATCTGTGGGTGAACCATCAACACAAATGAC GCTGAACACTTTCCATCTTGCTGGTCGCGGAGAAATGAACGTTACCCTTGGCATTCCACGTTTACAAGAAATATTGATGACTGCAACAAGTGAAATCAAGACTCCTATTGTTACATGCCGTCTGCTTGAGGAGAAGTCAAA GGATGACGCCAAGGCCCTTGTGGCAAAATTGAAGAAGGTCACTGTTGCAGATATAATTGAGAGCGTAGAGATATGTGTTGTACCATTATATGTTTATAAGGATGAAATCTGCAGATTGTATAAGCTTAAGATTAAGATTAAAAAGCATGAACTTGTTTCTGAAGAAGACTGTCGAGAAACACTTGAGATTACTTATTTGAGGGAATTGGAGGATGCCATAGAAAACCATGTCCAATTGCTTGCAAGAATCAGTGGCATCAAAGATTTTACAGAAAATATTGAATCGATGAGTGCAAGTCAGACAAGGGATGCTGTTTCAGGCAACAAATCACAAGGCAATGATGACGATGATGAGAATGGTGATAATGAGGGTGATGATTTTGGATTTGATGCtcaaaaaagaaaacaacaagCTTCAGATGAGATAGATTATGAGGATGGTATTGATGGTAAAACAACTGAAGTGGAATTATCGACTGAAGTTGAAAGTGAGATTGATCAGGATGATGATGAGATAGAGAGTAGCATTGGTCATGTTGAGGATGTTGATGTGGAAGATGAACCATCGAATGTGTCATATGACAAAGGTTTGATAACAGAACCTACGTCAACCGATAGAAAGGCCCAAtcaaaatcaaagaaaaagaaaagggggAATTTGGCGAGGAAGGAGACAGATAGGTCGTGCTTTGTGAAAACTGAAGGACAACGTTATGAAGTCCATTTCAGGTTCAAAGATGAACCACATATCTTGTTGTCTCAG ATTGTCCAGAAGGCTGCCAAGAAGGTTCCTCTCATTGGTTCTGGGAAGATTGAACACTGTCAACAACTTGCATATGATGTACTTGAAAAGCAAGTTTTGTGGCAGAAGGAAGAAAATGGTGCTGCAGAAGTTCAAAAGGATCTGTCTAATCTTTGCGCTCTGAAAGTTGCTGGAGTGAATTTAACTGCATTATGGGAGATGCAGGATGTACTTGATgttaatcatatatattcaaataatatacatCTTATGCTGAAAACCTATGGAGTGGAAGTTGCCAGGAAGACTATAATTAAGGAGGTGCAGGATGTGTTCAAGATTTACGGAGTAGAGATTGATTATAGGCATTTAAGCCTTATAGCAGATTACATGACCCACTCTGGTGAGTATAGACCTATGAGCAGACATGGAATGATATCTGAATCACTATCACCTCTTATGAAGATGTCTTTTGAGACCTGTTCCAAATTCATAGTAGAAGCTGCATCTCATGGACAGACTGATAACTTGGAGACACCTTCATCAAGAATCTGTCTTGGCTTACCAGTTAAGTTGGGTACCGGTTCTTTCGATCTGATGCAGAACCTACAGTTATAG